Proteins co-encoded in one Capsicum annuum cultivar UCD-10X-F1 chromosome 9, UCD10Xv1.1, whole genome shotgun sequence genomic window:
- the LOC107843003 gene encoding WD repeat-containing protein YMR102C, with the protein MDHQRTLTMNWDGLGEDDDDDNFCESRDRLSTAISLDLGSSGSDDDDEFEDCRLSFVSTLSSASIKKFQGIEIEAVSDSFSSTDYGMWMAEPGDIKERRKRLLQGMGLSSNKDLLKLKSAKIVRAISKRVEKIKDTQPPKVDCSPAKGLNQERLPLATQPIALVRSRSDGDIQYFSVNTKKRKEELVGDISKQRLTRTFSGVLAPTIGACQLTGSVRMSPKKNKSGLLMQNGSDMSSTLPNGNPDVGFASFFLIKNLDTGKEFIVKESDEEGMWNKLSDIQTGKQLTMDEFEKHVGYSPVVKELMRRVNGSRNHDDERKLHANSYLSKSFRNSKRRGVALLKNIKGVAHSMSGRIIDKEREQHVTHEEHPKSNKNSSKWIKVRQHGKSCKELTALHLSQEIHAHEGSIWTIRFSSDAHYLATAGEDTLIHIWEVQECEVANNLNSVGGTMAGAASASPIYPTVGSVSASPVHPIARSNSDRPPLPETGHMTSARRKRGKLSHKKKGNSVPEYVNVPETVFALSEKPICTLKGHQDDVLDLSWSRSQLLLSSSIDKTVRLWDVETKSCLKMFAHNDYVTCIQINPMDDDYFISGSLDAKVRIWNIPDRKVVDWTDLHEMVTATSFTPDGQAAIIGSHKGSCRMYATSECKLEQKDNIEIQPKKSSQLKKVTGLQFAPWNPAEVLITSADSRIRIFDGPDMIYKFRGFRNTSSQIAASFSSDGNYVISASEDSHVYIWRREEPKSPRGKPRTSISVQAHERFQCKDVSVAIPWPGSVKNEPPLVEMHSKRHSKRFLPPQYPTTGSPTKENSDLANSKRHMPPLSSKSNALERVQSSQEEEDLAQLSRTDFGIGSGESFTSGSSSTRFGDSPSISASSSSRSHSWSATWSQDNSHGSNVIQATAWGMVIVTASLGGEIRIYQNFGLPLKAGRQTNLFRDLT; encoded by the exons ATGGACCACCAGAGGACGTTAACGATGAACTGGGATGGtcttggagaagatgatgatgatgataacttCTGTGAGTCTCGTGACCGTCTTTCCACAGCCATTTCCCTTGACTTGGGATCCTCAGGatcagatgatgatgatgaattcgAGGACTGCCGTCTCTCTTTTGTCTCGACCCTTTCCTCGGCCTCTATCAAGAAATTCCAAGGAATTGAGATTGAGGCAGTTTCTGATTCTTTTAGCAGCAcggactatggaatgtggatggctGAACCTGGGGATATCAAGGAACGTCGCAAGCGCCTCTTGCAAGGCATGGGATTGTCTAGCAATAAGGACCTCCTCAAGCTCAAAAGCGCCAAGATTGTACGAGCCATTTCAAAAAGAGTTGAGAAAATCAAGGACACCCAACCACCAAAGGTGGATTGTTCTCCTGCAAAAGGATTAAATCAAGAACGACTGCCTTTAGCTACACAGCCAATTGCGCTGGTAAGGTCGAGATCagatggagatatacaatatttTTCTGTAAATACCAAGAAAAGGAAAGAAGAGCTAGTTGGTGACATCTCTAAACAACGTCTCACCAGGACTTTTTCAGGCGTTTTGGCACCAACCATAGGAGCATGCCAATTGACCGGTTCTGTTAGAATGTCGCCAAAAAAGAACAAAAGTGGATTGTTAATGCAAAATGGCAGTGATATGTCATCCACATTGCCCAATGGGAATCCTGATGTGGGCTTTGCTTCATTCTTCTTGATAAAGAATTTGGACACCGGAAAGGAGTTCATCGTCAAAGAGTCCGATGAAGAAGGGATGTGGAATAAACTCAGTGATATTCAGACAGGGAAGCAGCTTACCATGGATGAATTTGAGAAACATGTGGGATATTCTCCTGTTGTCAAGGAACTGATGCGCCGGGTAAATGGATCAAGAAATCATGATGATGAGAGGAAGCTACACGCAAATTCATATCTCAGTAAGAGCTTTAGAAATAGCAAGAGAAGGGGAGTTGCTCTTTTGAAGAACATAAAAGGAGTAGCACACAGCATGAGTGGGAGAATTATTGATAAAGAACGTGAGCAACATGTGACTCATGAGGAACATCCGAAATCAAATAAGAACTCCTCCAAATGGATTAAAGTGCGTCAGCATGGGAAGTCCTGCAAAGAACTCACAGCTTTGCACTTAAGCCAGGAAATCCATGCTCACGAGGGTTCAATATGGACCATAAGATTCAGCTCAGATGCACACTATCTAGCAACTGCAGGAGAAGATACATTAATTCATATATGGGAAGTGCAAGAATGCGAAGTTGCAAATAACCTAAACTCTGTTGGTGGTACAATGGCAGGTGCTGCAAGTGCCTCACCTATTTATCCAACGGTTGGCTCTGTCAGTGCATCCCCTGTTCATCCAATTGCCAGGTCCAATTCAGACCGGCCTCCTCTTCCGGAGACTGGACATATGACATCAGCAAGAAGGAAGAGGGGTAAGCTCTCCCATAAGAAAAAGGGCAACTCAGTTCCGGAGTATGTCAATGTACCAGAAACTGTTTTTGCTCTTTCGGAGAAGCCAATATGCACTCTTAAAGGTCACCAAGATGATGTCTTGGACTTATCTTGGTCAAGATCTCAG CTACTGCTGTCATCCTCGATAGACAAGACTGTCAGGCTATGGGATGTTGAAACTAAGAGTTGCTTAAAAATGTTCGCGCACAATGATTATG TAACTTGCATACAGATCAATCCAATGGATGACGACTACTTCATCAGCGGTTCTCTGGATGCAAAGGTTCGGATTTGGAATATACCTGATCGAAAAGTTGTAGATTGGACTGATCTTCATGAAATGGTCACTGCTACTAGCTTCACCCCTGACGGCCAG GCTGCTATAATAGGCTCACATAAAGGCAGCTGTCGTATGTACGCTACCTCTG AATGCAAACTGGAACAGAAAGACAATATCGAAATTCAACCTAAGAAGAGTTCTCAACTCAAGAAAGTCACTGGTTTACAG TTTGCCCCATGGAATCCAGCAGAAGTGCTTATAACTTCAGCTGATTCTCGTATAAGAATTTTTGACGGGCCAGATATGATCTATAAATTTAGAG GTTTCCGAAATACAAGCAGCCAAATTGCAGCTTCCTTTAGTTCAGACGGAAATTACGTCATAAGTGCAAGTGAAGACTCTCATGTCTACATCTGGAGGAGAGAAGAACCTAAGAGCCCCCGTGGTAAACCTAGAACTTCAATTTCAGTTCAAGCTCACGAGCGCTTTCAATGTAAAGATGTTTCAGTTGCAATCCCATGGCCAGGTAGTGTAAAAAATGAACCGCCTCTTGTAGAGATGCATTCGAAAAGGCATTCAAAACGTTTCCTCCCACCCCAGTATCCCACTACTGGCTCTCCTACAAAAGAAAATTCAGATTTGGCAAATAGCAAAAGGCACATGCCACCTCTATCCAGCAAAAGTAATGCATTAGAGAGAGTCCAGAGTAGTCAGGAAGAGGAAGACTTAGCTCAACTCTCTCGGACAGATTTTGGTATTGGTTCCGGAGAATCATTTACATCAGGTTCTTCATCAACTAGGTTTGGTGATTCACCTTCTATATCTGCGTCCAGCAGCTCCCGGTCACATTCTTGGTCCGCCACTTGGTCTCAGGATAACAGCCACGGCAGCAATGTTATCCAAGCAACAGCATGGGGCATGGTAATTGTGACAGCAAGTTTGGGAGGAGAAATCAGGATCTATCAAAATTTTGGGCTACCACTGAAAGCTGGTCGTCAGACGAATCTCTTTAGAGACCTTACATAA